One Strigops habroptila isolate Jane chromosome 19, bStrHab1.2.pri, whole genome shotgun sequence genomic window carries:
- the PRR29 gene encoding proline-rich protein 29, producing MELGAAGDPRGVCRDTPAGTYIILHRPRAQRCPRGAAPLPRPPVMILQQLPWPAAALEPGAGAPRVRGAGLMELLMIQNSQMYQVVMNSLALSALTAFGFGPSPGAAQAMEVPLQTEEGEEAVVFHHHYIPYPCPTPAAAWPVPVQDRGPAAVRYLGSLADDGEISAVPPPPPPSATGTVGANVPPASEYYNAVEERL from the exons atggagctgggagcagcgGGGGACCCCCGTGGGGTCTGCAGGGACACCCCAGCAGGGACCTACATCATCCTGCACAGG cCCCGAGCCCAGCGATGTCCCCGCGGAGCCGCGCCGCTGCCCCGGCCGCCGGTGATgatcctccagcagctcccctggCCCGCGGCAGCGCTGGAGCCCGGCGCCGGAGCCCCGCGCGTCCGCGGAG CAGGTTTAATGGAGCTGCTGATGATCCAGAACTCCCAGATGTACCAGGTGGTGATGAACAGCCTGGCTCTATCAGCACTGACGGCCTTTGGGTTTGGGCCATCGCCAGGCGCTGCTCAG GCGATGGAGGTGCCTTTGCAGACcgaggagggagaggaggccGTGGTGTTCCACCATCACTACATCCCCTACCCCTGTCCCACTCCTGCCGCGGCGTGGCCAGTCCCGGTACAGGACCGGGGGCCGGCGGCCGTGCGGTACCTGGGCTCGTTAGCTGATGATGGGGAGAT CAGTGCGGTACCTCCCCCTCCGCCCCCCAGTGCCACCGGGACCGTAGGAGCCAACGTCCCCCCAGCATCAG AGTACTACAACGCGGTGGAGGAGAGGTTGTGA
- the LOC115617834 gene encoding vasoactive intestinal polypeptide receptor 1-like codes for MWGPQQPPGTCTLLVLLLAFPMPWVRATHPDCSVVLYFQEQEAECLEVIRSERQTPAPPGQQGCQTEWDGVSCWSAVPHGQSRALTCPDILHVFKRTKALIRRNCTESGWSLPSPPYYSACELEPIGSNTSTEAKRSYFVTMKVLYTCGYSTSLAALFLAIGIFSSFRKLHCTRNSIHIHFFTSFILRGAAVFIKDAVLFSDESVDHCTMSTVNCKAAIAFFQYSVLANFYWLLVEGMYLQTLLLLTFTSDKRYIWWYILIGWGVPMLTVCIWVVTRLQYDNHGCWDDYSNPYWWVIKAPILLAIFVNFLIFLNVTRMLAQKIRCPDISQNYKQQYMRLTKSTLLLIPLFGVHYVVFALFPEHIGVDARLYFELVLGSYQGFLVALLYCFLNGEVQAEIKRNWGKWQSSMESNVFNLVTQDFTA; via the exons ATGTGGGGCCCACAGCAGCCCCCCGGCACCTGCACActgctggtcctgctgctcGCATTCCCGATGCCATGG GTGCGAGCGACACATCCTGACTGCTCCGTGGTCCTCTACTTCCAAGAACAAGAAGCTGAATGCCTGGAGGTTATCAGGAGTGAAAGGCAAACACCAGCCCCCCCCGGGCAGCAAG GCTGCCAGACCGAGTGGGACGGAGTGAGCTGCTGGTCGGCCGTGCCCCACGGCCAGTCCCGGGCCCTCACCTGCCCCGACATCCTCCACGTCTTCAAGAGGACCAAAG CGCTGATCCGGAGGAACTGCACCGAGTCGGGATGGAGCCTCCCCAGCCCTCCCTACTACAGCGCCTGCGAGCTGGAGCCCATCGGCAGCAACACCAGCACCGAGGCCAAG AGAAGCTATTTTGTCACCATGAAGGTGCTTTACACCTGCGGCTACTCCACATCCCTGGCAGCCCTGTTCTTGGCCATCGGCATCTTCTCCAGCTTCAG GAAGCTGCATTGCACCAGGAATTCTATCCACATCCACTTCTTCACCTCCTTCATACTGCGTGGAGCCGCTGTGTTCATCAAGGATGCCGTCCTCTTCTCAGACGAGTCCGTCGATCACTGCACCATGTCAACG GTGAACTGCAAAGCAGCCATTGCCTTCTTCCAGTACTCTGTCCTGGCCAACTTCTACTGGCTGCTGGTGGAGGGCATGTACCTGcagaccctgctgctgctcaccttCACCTCCGACAAGAGGTACATCTGGTGGTACATCCTCATCGGCTGGG GTGTTCCCATGCTTACAGTCTGCATATGGGTGGTCACCAGGCTGCAGTACGACAACCACGG GTGCTGGGATGACTACAGCAACCCTTACTGGTGGGTGATCAAGGCTCCCATCCTCCTAGCCATATTT GTGaacttcctcatcttcctcaaTGTCACCAGGATGCTAGCACAGAAGATCCGCTGCCCGGACATTAGCCAGAACTACAAGCAGCAGTACAT GAGGCTGACGAAGTCCACGCTGCTCCTCATCCCCCTCTTCGGGGTGCACTACGTGGTGTTCGCGCTCTTCCCCGAGCACATCGGTGTGGATGCTCGCCTGTACTTCGAGCTGGTCCTCGGCTCCTACCAG GGGTTCCTGGTGGCTCTGCTGTACTGCTTCCTCAATGGGGAG GTCCAGGCTGAGATCAAGAGGAACTGGGGCAAGTGGCAGTCGTCTATGGAGAGCAACGTCTTCAACCTGGTGACCCAAGACTTCACAGCGTGA